GCCGCGGCGACACCGTCCAGGTGCTGCGCGGGGACGACAAGGGCGCCACCGGGAAGGTCCTCAAGGTCTTCACCAAGACCGGGCGCGTGCTGGTCGAGGGCGTCAACATCGTGAAGAAGCACCGCCGGGCGCGTCGCCCGGAGGAGCAGAGCGGGATCATCGAGATGCCGGCGCCGATCGCCGCGTCGAACGTGATGCTGCTCGACCCCAAGACCGGGTTCCCGACGCGCACGCGCACGCGTGTGGACGCGGACGGCACCAAGGAGCGCGTCAGCGTCAAGAGCGGCGAGTCGATCGCCGTCACGCGCTGAGCGGGAGCTGACCGATCATGGCCAAGGATACGAGCAAGGGCGGGAAGGGCGGCAAGGGCGCGCCCGCCAAGGGTGGCAAGGGCGGCAAGGGCGCGCCGGGGAAGGGCGGCGCCCAGAAGGGCGGTCCGGTCGCCAAGGGCGGCAAGACGGCCAAGGCGGCGGGTGGCAAGAGCGAGCGCCAGTCGATGGCGCCGAAGAGCCACGCGGGCGCCGGGCTGCCGGTGCCGGCGCCGCGCCTCAAGCTGTACTACGAGCAGACGGTGCGCGGGCGGCTGGCCGAGCAGTTCGGGCTGACCAACCCGCATCAGATCCCGGGGCTCGAGAAGATCGTGATCAACTGCGGCGTCGGGGCGGCGATCAAGCAGCCGCGCGCGCTGGACACGGTCGTCGAGGAGCTGGCGCTCATCACCGGCCAGAAGCCGGTGCGCCGCAAGGCGAAGAAGTCGATCGCCAACTTCGGCCTCCGCGAGGGGCAGGAGATCGGCGCGATGGTGACGCTGCGTGGCGCCCGCATGTGGGAGTTCCTGGACCGCCTCATCTCGGTCTCGCTCCCCCGCGTGCGCGACTTCCGTGGGCTGGGGACCCGCTCGTTCGACGGGCGTGGGAACTACTCGATGGGCGTCAAGGAGCAGATGATCTTCCCGGAGA
This region of Roseisolibacter agri genomic DNA includes:
- the rplX gene encoding 50S ribosomal protein L24; its protein translation is MLKYRKTDGRRLGAGRHARKAERQSLHVRRGDTVQVLRGDDKGATGKVLKVFTKTGRVLVEGVNIVKKHRRARRPEEQSGIIEMPAPIAASNVMLLDPKTGFPTRTRTRVDADGTKERVSVKSGESIAVTR
- the rplE gene encoding 50S ribosomal protein L5; its protein translation is MAPKSHAGAGLPVPAPRLKLYYEQTVRGRLAEQFGLTNPHQIPGLEKIVINCGVGAAIKQPRALDTVVEELALITGQKPVRRKAKKSIANFGLREGQEIGAMVTLRGARMWEFLDRLISVSLPRVRDFRGLGTRSFDGRGNYSMGVKEQMIFPEINYDMVEAVHGMDITFVTTTNKDDQSFALLRELGMPFRGDIKPLVPRPDQMAGQLTEAGAAA